GCTTGCTCCAAAAGAGCATCCCTTTAGCAGCATTTATAAAAATTTATATAACAAAAAAGATGATTTAGTCTCTTATCATAGTTTGTATAAAAAGTTGGGATTTACGGATGAGCAAAGAGTACAAAAGTACTCAACACTCTTTGACTCTAAAACAGACAAAAGCGAGTTTATAGCGACGAGTTTAGAAAAACAGAGTATTACCGGCAGTTTAGAGTTTATAAAAAATCTTGAAATAATAGTAGGAATGAGTCTCTCTTTAAAAGAGAGAGGCCGTCCTAAAAAAGATCATATTGAAAAAGGAAAAAAAATGTACAAAAATTTAGCAATCTTAGATAAAGAAAAACACAAAGAGTTAAAGATAAATCCGTTGACGGATCTCAATTTTGCAAAATCGGCAACTCATATACCTGTTTTGGCTAGTGAAGTTTCACAAGTCGGTGAACTGTTTCCTATAGTTTTTACGGCAGATGAAAATCCGTCTCTAACAGCAGTCGTCTCTTTGGGAACTGATAGTTTGGCAATAACTGCGGACGGGAAATGGATAACTTCTTATGTTCCGTCATACTTAAGAAAGTATCCGTTTTCTTTGGCAAGTACGAAAGAAAATCCACAACAGAAGGTGATTCTTATAGATGAGGACTCTTCGCTCTTTTCAAAATCAAAAGGCAAACAGCTTTTTAAAAAAGACGGCGAAAAGTCTGAAGTGCTGGAGCATGCTATTAATTTTTTAACTTCTTACGATACCCAAATGAGCGTTACTCAAAATGTGGCTAAAATTATTTCACAAAGCGGGATTCTTGAAGACAGAGAGATTTCTGTAGGTGAGGGCGATGAGAAAAAAGTTTTGGTAAACGGGTTTAAAGTCGTAGATAGAGAAAAACTTAACGCACTGAGCGATGATAT
The genomic region above belongs to Sulfurimonas sp. and contains:
- a CDS encoding SapC family protein, with the translated sequence MARKVRIFVKDSSQHVILKSLDKLTVFRDESDYRAFAAILKESSANNDLAVHAYVLMPNYFEFLATPLNEDALSKFMQSLGRKYVGYFNKKYNRTGTIWEGRYKSSLVENDKFLFDVMIYIEKLAPKEHPFSSIYKNLYNKKDDLVSYHSLYKKLGFTDEQRVQKYSTLFDSKTDKSEFIATSLEKQSITGSLEFIKNLEIIVGMSLSLKERGRPKKDHIEKGKKMYKNLAILDKEKHKELKINPLTDLNFAKSATHIPVLASEVSQVGELFPIVFTADENPSLTAVVSLGTDSLAITADGKWITSYVPSYLRKYPFSLASTKENPQQKVILIDEDSSLFSKSKGKQLFKKDGEKSEVLEHAINFLTSYDTQMSVTQNVAKIISQSGILEDREISVGEGDEKKVLVNGFKVVDREKLNALSDDILADWVRKGIMTMIDAHLKSLNNIGTLFEIAQKRQS